One region of Candidatus Omnitrophota bacterium genomic DNA includes:
- a CDS encoding ABC transporter ATP-binding protein, with product MNSEKSKPQPVIESRQLWKTYSLSAEKSSTLKEKILRGGRGKRTETRIDALKNVNFAIHRGEIVGLIGNNGSGKSTLLKLIAGITQPSQGELSVNGTVSSLLEVGVGFHPEMTGRENVYLSGALLGISENELSARMPDIVAFSELEEFIDSPVKHFSSGMYLRLGFAIGVHVQPDVLLIDEILAVGDQRFQRKCKEHIRQLRRTGKTIILVSHDLDAIQALCDRALVLHKGEIIGDGYPYEMISFYKQQQFQEARLRGEELSAEIVKRNRFGKFDIKFLRARLRGAAGDERYVFETGEPLRIEFAWSAKKPIPYPVFGVSIIADDGTPLYTIATDITVGDVDFIEGEGLTTFDIEALNLLEGAYSLTFGIASRLDGPGSEYNFYDGYDLCLEMCPFLVRRGRKGYGMSGFSYMPCQGAITPYNPIQ from the coding sequence ATGAATTCCGAAAAATCCAAACCGCAACCGGTCATCGAAAGCCGCCAATTGTGGAAAACCTATTCCCTCAGCGCCGAAAAATCGTCTACATTGAAGGAAAAGATACTGCGTGGGGGACGCGGCAAGCGCACGGAAACCCGCATCGACGCCTTGAAAAACGTCAATTTCGCCATCCATCGCGGCGAGATCGTCGGCCTGATCGGCAATAACGGTTCAGGCAAAAGCACTCTCCTTAAACTCATTGCAGGCATCACCCAGCCCAGCCAGGGCGAGTTGAGCGTCAATGGAACCGTCTCCAGCCTGCTGGAAGTGGGCGTCGGCTTCCACCCCGAAATGACGGGTAGGGAAAACGTCTACCTTTCCGGCGCCTTGCTCGGCATTTCCGAAAACGAATTGAGCGCCCGTATGCCGGATATCGTCGCTTTCAGCGAATTGGAGGAATTCATCGATTCGCCGGTGAAGCATTTTTCCTCCGGAATGTACTTGCGCCTCGGCTTCGCCATCGGCGTTCACGTGCAGCCCGACGTCTTGCTGATCGACGAAATTCTGGCAGTAGGAGACCAGCGTTTTCAGCGCAAATGCAAAGAGCATATCCGCCAACTGCGGCGCACGGGCAAAACGATCATCCTCGTCTCCCACGATCTCGACGCCATCCAAGCTCTCTGCGACCGCGCCTTGGTGTTGCATAAAGGGGAAATTATCGGTGACGGCTATCCCTACGAAATGATTAGTTTCTACAAGCAGCAGCAATTCCAGGAAGCGCGCCTGCGGGGGGAAGAACTTTCGGCGGAAATCGTCAAGCGCAACCGCTTCGGCAAATTCGACATCAAGTTTCTCCGCGCCCGGCTGCGCGGCGCGGCGGGCGACGAACGCTATGTTTTCGAAACCGGCGAGCCTCTGCGCATCGAATTCGCATGGTCGGCGAAAAAGCCCATCCCCTATCCCGTCTTCGGCGTATCCATCATAGCCGACGATGGAACGCCGCTCTATACCATCGCCACGGATATCACGGTCGGCGACGTCGATTTCATCGAGGGCGAAGGATTAACCACGTTCGACATCGAGGCGTTGAATCTTTTGGAAGGCGCGTATAGCCTGACTTTCGGCATCGCCTCGCGCCTCGACGGTCCCGGCTCGGAATACAACTTCTACGACGGCTACGACCTTTGTCTGGAAATGTGTCCTTTCCTCGTCCGGCGCGGGCGCAAAGGCTACGGCATGAGCGGCTTTTCTTATATGCCATGCCAAGGCGCAATCACGCCTTACAATCCAATTCAATAA
- a CDS encoding methionine biosynthesis protein MetW produces the protein MNPIYSHPLLYEASIRLLYRWHYKSRYRAVAELIPSGASVADICAGDCALYRYALQAKEVDYLACDFNEVFLRWAEGRGIAARRLDLCREEIPPAEYVVMMGSLCQFIPHEGEIVEKMMRAAGKKVIITEPVRNLWQSPFPPARWAARWFSSIGSETFEHRFDETTFRERLTPYGFQGFIPIAGGRDHLAFLEKETT, from the coding sequence ATGAATCCCATCTACAGCCATCCCCTGCTTTATGAAGCCAGCATCCGCTTGCTGTACCGTTGGCATTACAAAAGCCGCTATCGCGCCGTAGCGGAATTGATTCCCTCCGGTGCGTCTGTCGCGGATATATGCGCGGGCGATTGCGCCCTCTATCGCTATGCCTTGCAAGCGAAGGAAGTAGATTATCTGGCCTGCGATTTCAACGAAGTTTTCCTTCGCTGGGCTGAAGGGAGGGGAATCGCAGCCCGCCGACTCGATCTATGCCGAGAGGAAATTCCCCCGGCGGAATACGTTGTCATGATGGGCAGTCTATGCCAATTCATTCCCCATGAGGGCGAAATTGTCGAAAAGATGATGCGCGCAGCGGGAAAGAAAGTTATTATTACTGAGCCGGTGCGCAACTTATGGCAAAGTCCCTTCCCCCCGGCGCGTTGGGCGGCGAGATGGTTCTCCAGCATCGGATCGGAGACGTTCGAACACCGCTTCGACGAAACTACTTTCCGCGAACGCCTGACTCCTTACGGCTTCCAGGGATTCATCCCTATAGCCGGAGGCCGCGACCATCTCGCCTTTTTAGAGAAAGAAACTACCTAA
- a CDS encoding glycosyltransferase family 2 protein, which yields MVDLSIVVACYNDGAHLEESLREIEKVLEQTRYSYEFIIIDDASPDGSAEAVKRAVSKRQNARCVLHPQNVGRGGTIAEGLRLADGRLAGFLDIDLEVHCRYIPSMLLALEDGCDAAVAQRHYEIHWSLDTFFRYVLSVGYRRMVHIMLGLPFQDTEAGYKFFHRNRIIPLLDEVQSQGWFWDTEIMAQCYYHELEVREIPALFIRRWDKPSTVKPIRDSWRYLTELIRFRSRMRREGVL from the coding sequence GTGGTTGATCTATCCATCGTAGTCGCTTGTTATAACGATGGCGCGCATCTGGAAGAGAGCCTGCGCGAAATCGAAAAGGTTCTCGAACAGACGCGCTATTCTTACGAATTCATTATCATTGACGATGCCAGCCCCGACGGCAGCGCCGAAGCCGTCAAGCGCGCCGTCTCCAAGCGCCAAAACGCCCGCTGCGTCCTTCATCCTCAGAACGTAGGCCGCGGCGGAACCATCGCCGAAGGTCTTCGCTTGGCCGATGGCCGTTTGGCGGGATTTCTCGATATTGATCTTGAAGTGCATTGCCGTTACATTCCCTCCATGCTGTTGGCGTTGGAGGACGGATGCGACGCCGCCGTCGCTCAACGGCATTACGAAATCCATTGGAGCCTGGACACGTTTTTCCGTTACGTTCTTAGCGTCGGCTACCGGCGCATGGTTCATATCATGTTAGGCTTGCCGTTTCAGGATACGGAGGCGGGATATAAATTTTTCCATCGCAACCGCATTATCCCGCTGTTGGACGAAGTTCAAAGCCAGGGATGGTTTTGGGATACGGAAATCATGGCGCAATGCTATTACCATGAACTCGAAGTGCGGGAAATCCCCGCCCTCTTCATCCGCCGTTGGGATAAGCCTTCCACCGTCAAGCCCATCCGCGACAGCTGGCGCTACCTGACGGAACTAATCCGCTTCCGTTCGCGGATGCGCCGCGAAGGCGTTCTGTGA